Proteins from a genomic interval of Desulfofustis limnaeus:
- the lysS gene encoding lysine--tRNA ligase: protein MSSDNQFLAQRREKAEALAGLGVKLYSNSFKPSHCIADLLPRGEALQAEEKEQGGNIYAVAGRIMAMRRFGKAAFFCIADSSERTQVYVRKDTIGEAAFEAFSKWDIGDIVGAEGTLFKTKTGELSLHARSITMISKSLRPLPEKWHGLTDVETRYRQRYVDLIVTPESRATFRKRVEIIRLIREFLSNRGFMEVETPMMQPLPGGATAKPFCTHHNALDMDLYLRVAPELYLKRLLVGGFERVFEINRNFRNEGLSTRHNPEFTMLEFYQAYATYEDMMDLTEAMISSVCQAVNGTMQISYQGSPVDLTPPWRRLTMDQALTEIAGLEPALLADQERVMELARAKGIKLEPQAGPGKAKTELFELLVEERLVDPTFITSYPTEVSPLARRNEDNPAVTDRFELFITGREIANAFSELNDPDDQRRRFEKQIAERGEDEEIHPELDTDYLRALEYGMPSAAGEGIGIDRLVMLLTDSPSIRDVILFPHMKPEERTPAPPQEP from the coding sequence ATGAGTTCCGATAATCAATTTCTCGCCCAGCGCCGGGAAAAGGCCGAAGCCCTGGCCGGACTCGGCGTCAAACTCTACAGCAATTCCTTCAAACCCTCGCACTGCATCGCCGATCTGCTGCCCCGCGGCGAGGCCCTGCAGGCCGAGGAGAAGGAGCAAGGCGGGAATATTTACGCGGTGGCCGGCCGGATCATGGCCATGCGCCGCTTCGGCAAGGCCGCCTTCTTCTGCATCGCCGATTCCAGCGAGCGGACCCAGGTCTACGTGCGCAAGGACACCATCGGCGAGGCGGCCTTCGAGGCCTTCTCCAAATGGGATATCGGCGATATCGTCGGTGCCGAGGGGACGCTGTTCAAGACCAAGACCGGCGAGTTGTCGCTGCACGCCCGGTCGATCACCATGATTTCCAAATCGCTGCGACCGCTGCCGGAGAAATGGCACGGCCTCACCGATGTGGAGACCCGTTACCGGCAGCGCTACGTGGATCTGATCGTCACCCCCGAGAGCCGGGCCACCTTTCGCAAACGGGTGGAGATCATCCGACTGATCCGCGAGTTTCTCAGCAACCGCGGCTTCATGGAAGTGGAGACGCCGATGATGCAGCCGCTGCCCGGCGGCGCCACAGCCAAGCCGTTTTGCACCCACCACAACGCGCTTGACATGGATCTCTATCTGCGCGTGGCCCCGGAGTTGTACCTGAAACGGCTGTTGGTGGGCGGCTTCGAGCGGGTCTTCGAGATCAACCGCAACTTCCGCAACGAGGGGCTGTCGACCCGGCACAATCCGGAATTCACCATGCTCGAGTTCTACCAGGCCTACGCCACCTACGAGGACATGATGGACCTCACCGAAGCGATGATCTCCTCGGTCTGCCAGGCGGTCAACGGCACCATGCAGATCAGCTACCAGGGCAGCCCGGTGGATCTGACGCCGCCGTGGCGACGGCTGACCATGGACCAGGCGCTGACCGAGATTGCCGGCCTGGAACCGGCCCTGCTGGCCGACCAGGAGCGGGTCATGGAGTTGGCCCGGGCCAAGGGGATCAAACTGGAGCCGCAGGCCGGACCCGGCAAGGCCAAGACCGAGCTGTTCGAACTGCTGGTGGAGGAACGGCTCGTCGATCCGACCTTCATCACCTCCTATCCCACCGAGGTATCACCGCTGGCCCGGCGTAACGAAGACAACCCGGCGGTCACCGACCGCTTCGAACTGTTCATCACCGGCCGCGAGATCGCCAACGCCTTCAGCGAACTCAACGACCCGGACGACCAGCGGCGCCGCTTCGAGAAGCAGATCGCCGAGCGCGGCGAGGACGAGGAGATCCATCCGGAACTGGACACCGACTATCTCCGCGCCCTGGAATACGGCATGCCGTCGGCCGCCGGCGAAGGCATCGGCATCGACCGGCTGGTCATGCTGCTCACCGACTCGCCGTCCATCCGCGACGTCATCCTCTTCCCGCATATGAAGCCGGAGGAGCGCACCCCCGCCCCGCCCCAGGAGCCCTAG
- a CDS encoding class I SAM-dependent RNA methyltransferase, with product MVNGGWGLAVRADGKTTLIRHGLPGETITVAVERERPQLDFAGIAALITAHPERIEPPCPYYGSCGGCDLQHASYPLQCAIKREILADLLARSPVAELRCRAADLPPVMEAPQPFGYRQRIRLQVDRNGAIGFHRRQSHRVIDVHRCLLARDRINQGLLELRANETFLRLAAAAETIELLVDPADDSRFASFHLRRPPRSSERSLAERLCHQHSGVQRVLLRCRGLPDRGPYAAAAGPTGRQLTMTVPTVPPLQLGWDVSGFSQVNEAQNHALIALVQSLARVSGVDRVLDLYCGMGNFSLPLATTAAEVVGLESQATAIRCARQNAERNGLHHLHFRHCDVAAGGAELARQQRRFDVVVCDPPRQGMPGLAPLLADLCRHRLVYVSCDPATLCRDLGDLLAEGFALQAIRPIDMFPQTHHLETVALLEKH from the coding sequence ATGGTCAACGGCGGCTGGGGGCTGGCGGTCCGGGCCGACGGCAAGACCACGCTGATACGCCACGGCCTGCCCGGCGAGACTATCACCGTCGCGGTGGAAAGAGAGCGGCCCCAGCTTGATTTCGCCGGTATCGCCGCCCTCATCACCGCCCATCCCGAGCGGATCGAGCCGCCCTGCCCCTATTACGGCAGCTGTGGCGGCTGCGACCTGCAACACGCCTCGTACCCGCTGCAATGCGCCATCAAACGGGAGATCCTCGCCGATCTGCTGGCCCGCAGCCCGGTCGCGGAGCTGCGCTGCCGGGCCGCCGATCTGCCCCCGGTAATGGAAGCCCCGCAGCCGTTCGGCTACCGCCAACGCATCCGTTTGCAGGTGGACCGCAACGGCGCCATTGGTTTTCACCGCCGGCAATCGCATCGCGTGATCGACGTGCACCGTTGCCTCTTGGCACGAGACCGTATCAATCAGGGCTTGCTTGAACTGCGCGCCAACGAGACGTTCCTGCGCCTGGCCGCTGCCGCGGAAACAATCGAACTGCTGGTCGATCCCGCCGATGACTCACGGTTCGCTTCGTTCCATCTGCGCCGGCCACCCCGCTCCAGCGAACGCTCTCTGGCCGAACGGCTCTGTCACCAGCATTCCGGTGTGCAGCGGGTGCTGTTGCGCTGCCGGGGGCTCCCCGACCGTGGTCCGTACGCCGCTGCCGCCGGCCCGACCGGTCGGCAACTCACCATGACCGTGCCGACGGTACCGCCGCTGCAGCTCGGCTGGGACGTGAGCGGTTTCAGCCAGGTAAACGAAGCGCAGAATCACGCCCTGATCGCCCTGGTGCAGAGCCTGGCTCGGGTCAGCGGAGTCGACCGGGTGCTTGATCTGTACTGCGGCATGGGCAATTTTTCGCTGCCGCTGGCCACCACGGCGGCGGAGGTGGTGGGCCTGGAAAGCCAGGCCACGGCCATTCGCTGCGCCCGGCAGAACGCCGAACGCAACGGCCTGCACCATCTGCATTTCCGCCACTGTGATGTGGCCGCCGGCGGCGCCGAGTTGGCCAGGCAGCAGCGCCGATTCGACGTGGTGGTCTGCGATCCGCCCCGCCAGGGCATGCCCGGCCTGGCTCCCTTGCTCGCCGATCTGTGCCGCCACCGTCTGGTCTACGTGTCCTGTGACCCGGCCACCCTGTGCCGGGATCTCGGCGATCTGCTGGCCGAGGGGTTTGCGCTGCAGGCCATCCGGCCGATCGATATGTTCCCCCAGACCCATCACCTGGAAACCGTGGCGTTACTGGAAAAGCATTGA